From Chloracidobacterium sp. N, the proteins below share one genomic window:
- a CDS encoding PEP/pyruvate-binding domain-containing protein, with amino-acid sequence MRAFCALCRAVRCHLAWSLALLLFCVSVVGAQSVPSAAVDAAAPADDPTAPDYVTRLTRADFDRLARLTSQGKELAVPGVMFVIDRADGRVYYANSRRFRFHSDFARATYLTLDAGDVFLRHNYTNERRRFLLGTLTFQPRLERFTYEFWEGDLLTPTLLAEAHQRLTATGFAPLTFKANARRHEEVAAQLPDLPWVRAEATLPETTFLALNPGRAVGVLRLVEQLPPEQPFEREDIVIFKETPLSTPPLRGILVTQPGAPLSHLNLLAKGWGIPNAYVKDADVRFRSLVNRWVTLVVTDDGITLEPAEQITESERERELSRELRLPRADLRWRALTDLYRQRARDVVRFGAKSANLGEVAQARLPGIIVPRGFTIPFAHYKAFADRHGIEARVLALLNDEQFHHDPQTRQVELAKLRDFIVAAPFDRALRRAVLAKVHREYRGRGLFVRSSTNAEDLPDFSGAGLYTTVPNVIGDEALMTAIKTVWASIWNFEAFEAREAARIDHLAVYPAVLIQEGINADSAGVLITTNPFDRRDAEGIYINAKRGLGLRVVEGRRIPEQIIYRPQSDAALVLTRADDETILTFDVKGGVREVAGVPDQPVLTADLIRRLGQAALAIERLFGGEKQDIEWLTYRGQLYIVQSRPFIDRNRRLGAVR; translated from the coding sequence ATGCGTGCGTTTTGCGCCCTCTGCCGGGCTGTCCGTTGCCACCTGGCCTGGAGCCTGGCGTTACTGCTGTTTTGTGTGTCGGTTGTCGGCGCGCAAAGTGTTCCTTCGGCGGCAGTGGATGCGGCGGCTCCGGCCGATGACCCGACAGCCCCGGACTATGTCACCCGCCTGACCCGCGCCGACTTCGACCGGCTGGCGCGTCTGACCAGCCAGGGCAAGGAGCTGGCTGTTCCGGGGGTCATGTTCGTCATTGACCGTGCGGATGGGCGCGTCTATTACGCCAACTCGCGCCGGTTCCGGTTTCACAGCGACTTTGCCCGCGCCACCTATCTGACGCTCGATGCCGGCGATGTCTTCCTGCGCCACAACTACACCAACGAACGCCGGCGGTTCCTGCTCGGTACGCTGACGTTTCAACCCCGGCTGGAACGTTTCACCTACGAGTTCTGGGAAGGCGACCTGCTGACGCCAACGTTGCTGGCCGAAGCTCACCAACGCCTGACGGCCACGGGCTTTGCCCCGCTGACGTTCAAGGCCAACGCCCGCCGTCACGAAGAAGTCGCCGCGCAGCTTCCCGACCTGCCCTGGGTTCGGGCGGAGGCCACCCTGCCGGAGACGACGTTTCTGGCACTCAATCCCGGCCGCGCCGTGGGCGTGCTGCGGCTGGTGGAGCAGTTGCCGCCGGAACAACCCTTCGAGCGCGAAGACATTGTGATCTTCAAGGAAACGCCCCTTTCGACGCCGCCCCTGCGCGGCATCCTCGTGACGCAGCCGGGCGCGCCGTTGTCGCACCTGAATCTGCTGGCCAAAGGCTGGGGCATTCCCAACGCCTACGTCAAAGACGCCGACGTACGCTTTCGGAGCCTCGTCAACCGCTGGGTCACGCTCGTCGTCACGGATGACGGCATCACACTCGAACCGGCTGAACAAATCACCGAATCGGAACGCGAACGCGAACTCAGCCGGGAACTGCGCCTCCCACGCGCCGATCTGCGCTGGCGCGCGCTGACCGACCTGTACCGCCAACGGGCGCGGGATGTCGTCCGGTTTGGGGCCAAGTCCGCCAATCTGGGCGAAGTCGCCCAGGCGCGTCTGCCCGGCATCATCGTGCCGCGTGGCTTCACCATTCCCTTTGCCCACTACAAGGCCTTTGCCGACCGGCACGGCATCGAGGCGCGCGTCCTGGCGCTGCTCAACGACGAGCAGTTTCACCACGACCCACAAACCCGGCAGGTTGAGCTGGCGAAGCTGCGGGACTTCATCGTGGCCGCGCCTTTTGACCGGGCATTGCGCCGCGCTGTTCTGGCGAAGGTTCACCGGGAATACCGTGGACGCGGGCTGTTCGTCCGCAGCTCGACCAACGCCGAAGACCTGCCCGACTTCAGCGGCGCCGGGCTGTACACCACCGTGCCCAACGTCATTGGCGACGAGGCTTTGATGACGGCCATCAAGACCGTCTGGGCCTCGATCTGGAACTTCGAGGCGTTTGAAGCCCGTGAAGCGGCGCGCATTGACCATCTGGCCGTCTATCCGGCGGTCCTCATCCAGGAAGGCATCAACGCGGACAGCGCCGGTGTACTTATCACGACCAATCCCTTTGACCGGCGCGACGCCGAGGGTATCTACATCAACGCCAAACGGGGTCTGGGCCTGCGGGTCGTTGAAGGCCGGCGCATCCCGGAGCAGATCATCTACCGTCCCCAAAGCGATGCGGCCCTCGTTCTCACCCGCGCGGATGACGAAACGATATTGACCTTTGACGTAAAAGGCGGCGTCCGGGAAGTGGCCGGCGTTCCCGATCAACCGGTACTCACCGCCGACCTGATCCGCCGGCTGGGGCAGGCGGCGCTGGCGATTGAGCGTCTCTTTGGCGGTGAAAAGCAGGACATCGAATGGCTGACCTACCGTGGACAGCTCTATATCGTGCAGTCACGCCCGTTCATTGACCGCAACCGGCGGCTGGGGGCGGTACGCTGA
- the mog gene encoding molybdopterin adenylyltransferase — protein MTLSTITIGILTISDRASQGVYQDESGPAILAVLREYIANDWTPIMRLVPDEQPLIEAELRRLTDEDGCCLVVTTGGTGPAPRDVTPEATAAVCDKMLPGFGELMRAVSLQYVPTAILSRQTAGIRGRSLIVNLPGKPKSIRECLAAVFPAIPYGIDLIGGPYITGNPEHVTVFRPKT, from the coding sequence ATGACACTCTCAACCATCACCATCGGCATTCTGACCATTTCGGACCGCGCCAGTCAGGGGGTGTATCAGGACGAGTCCGGCCCGGCCATTCTGGCTGTGCTGCGTGAGTACATCGCCAACGACTGGACGCCCATCATGCGCCTCGTACCTGATGAGCAGCCGCTCATTGAGGCTGAACTCCGGCGGCTCACAGACGAAGACGGCTGCTGCCTGGTCGTCACCACCGGCGGCACGGGGCCCGCCCCACGCGATGTGACGCCGGAAGCCACGGCGGCCGTCTGCGACAAAATGCTGCCCGGCTTCGGCGAACTCATGCGCGCCGTGTCGCTTCAGTACGTCCCGACGGCCATTCTCTCCCGGCAGACGGCCGGCATCCGGGGGCGCAGTCTCATCGTCAACCTGCCCGGCAAGCCCAAATCCATCCGGGAGTGCCTGGCCGCCGTATTCCCGGCGATTCCCTACGGCATTGACCTTATCGGTGGTCCTTACATCACGGGCAACCCGGAGCACGTTACCGTGTTTCGTCCGAAGACGTGA
- a CDS encoding polysaccharide biosynthesis/export family protein, which yields MLCLALWWLALPGLAGFSFAQEPAPNPPSFPPVMPSPAVRATQVYTAPTGDYVIGPGDVVDIKVFKQPDLTGRFRVGDSGSVELLFIGKQQLAGLTESEAADLLRQELRKYLRQPEVSVTVTEFNSRLVTVIGAVRTPGRQPLRRAMRLLDVVALAGGLAEDSSRFVNVIRYVSKPAEESQPAPVTDTASAPGTDEDVPPDVEILSINIDDIIAGNAKNNLLLQPGDIISVPRADVVYLAGNVRKPGPITARNPITVTQAIAMASGLAEGAKRNDLRLYRTVPGKLEREEIKVSLAAIQSGKQKDLVLQANDVLYVPHSELRSAGTALMRNLPTLVTSALIPILTTSIIR from the coding sequence ATGCTTTGCCTTGCGTTATGGTGGTTGGCGTTGCCGGGGCTGGCTGGTTTCAGTTTTGCCCAGGAGCCAGCGCCGAATCCACCTTCATTTCCGCCGGTGATGCCCAGCCCGGCCGTGCGGGCCACCCAGGTCTATACAGCGCCAACCGGGGACTACGTGATTGGCCCAGGGGATGTCGTGGACATCAAGGTGTTCAAGCAGCCCGATCTGACGGGGCGCTTCCGGGTGGGCGACAGCGGCAGCGTCGAGCTGCTGTTCATTGGCAAACAGCAGTTGGCCGGGCTGACCGAGAGCGAAGCCGCCGATTTGCTGCGGCAGGAGTTGCGGAAGTATCTCCGGCAGCCGGAAGTCAGCGTCACGGTGACGGAATTCAACTCCCGGCTCGTGACCGTGATTGGCGCCGTCCGCACGCCGGGACGGCAACCGCTGCGGCGCGCCATGCGCCTGCTCGATGTCGTGGCCCTGGCAGGGGGACTCGCCGAAGACTCCAGCCGCTTTGTCAATGTCATCCGCTATGTGTCAAAACCGGCGGAAGAATCCCAGCCGGCACCGGTAACGGATACGGCGTCAGCACCGGGAACGGATGAGGATGTGCCGCCGGATGTCGAAATCCTTTCCATCAACATTGATGACATCATCGCCGGCAATGCCAAAAACAACCTGTTGTTGCAGCCGGGGGACATCATCTCCGTGCCGCGGGCCGATGTCGTCTATCTGGCCGGGAATGTACGCAAGCCCGGCCCCATTACGGCGCGCAACCCGATTACCGTGACGCAGGCCATCGCCATGGCCAGCGGGCTGGCCGAGGGAGCGAAGCGCAATGACCTCCGCCTTTACCGGACGGTGCCCGGCAAGCTGGAGCGTGAAGAAATCAAGGTCAGCCTCGCCGCGATTCAGTCCGGGAAACAGAAAGACCTGGTGTTGCAGGCGAACGATGTGCTCTACGTGCCCCATTCCGAACTGCGGTCGGCCGGAACGGCCCTGATGCGCAACCTGCCTACACTTGTCACTTCGGCGCTCATTCCCATCCTGACGACTTCCATCATCCGGTAA
- a CDS encoding MFS transporter gives MRNIHDTTNFRALDPELMQDLLRAQEQDAPARGSWQVLQHRALAWLLGAALLSNVGTWMQNTAQAWFIYETTRSAWYLGLDAFLMLSPLFLLTFPSGVVVDRFERRRVFLVASLLQILCTAWGTLLFVTGQPTVGWLLALSCGTGIGQAFANVAYVSLLPRLVPTREVPQATALNSLQLSVARMVGPLAAGGVLLMLGPAACYAANCLSFVLLLVVAGRVPERPPEAPTMNAFAKITRPLRPLTKLSLWQALAQEMRQVRHYLKRRPGLLEVYVLCFVATFFGGCVPVLLPGHVREAWNGPAWLYTVLLGLYGLGTVLGSLYIAQRPKPVGGGRRALFLTGATSAALCLFALMPSPLTGALAIVATGGALIALLSQLTALVQFGLVDEVRGRVMSLFLVTFQGGYALGGLAAGAIASRVSTTTTILACGVAVGVAALGGWWLDSHLGET, from the coding sequence ATGCGCAACATCCACGACACCACCAACTTTCGGGCTCTTGACCCGGAGCTGATGCAGGACCTGCTGCGGGCGCAGGAGCAGGACGCGCCCGCGCGGGGAAGTTGGCAGGTGTTGCAGCATCGTGCGCTGGCGTGGTTGCTGGGCGCGGCCCTGCTGTCGAATGTCGGCACCTGGATGCAGAACACCGCCCAGGCGTGGTTCATCTATGAAACCACGCGCAGCGCCTGGTATCTGGGGCTGGACGCCTTTCTGATGTTGTCGCCGCTGTTTCTGCTGACCTTTCCCAGCGGCGTGGTGGTGGATCGGTTCGAGCGGCGGCGGGTTTTTCTGGTGGCTTCCCTGCTGCAAATCCTTTGTACGGCCTGGGGGACACTGCTGTTTGTGACCGGACAGCCGACGGTGGGGTGGCTTCTGGCGCTGTCGTGCGGAACCGGCATTGGGCAGGCCTTTGCCAATGTGGCCTATGTCTCCCTGCTGCCACGGCTGGTGCCCACCCGCGAAGTTCCCCAGGCAACGGCACTCAACTCGCTGCAACTCAGTGTGGCGCGCATGGTCGGCCCGCTGGCGGCAGGTGGAGTTTTGCTGATGCTGGGGCCGGCTGCGTGCTACGCGGCCAACTGTCTGTCCTTTGTGCTGCTGCTGGTGGTGGCCGGGCGTGTGCCGGAGCGCCCGCCAGAAGCCCCGACGATGAATGCCTTTGCCAAGATTACCCGTCCACTGCGGCCACTGACCAAGCTCAGCCTGTGGCAGGCGCTGGCCCAGGAAATGCGGCAGGTGCGCCACTATCTGAAGCGGCGTCCGGGGCTCCTCGAAGTCTATGTCCTGTGTTTTGTGGCCACGTTCTTCGGGGGCTGTGTGCCGGTGCTGCTGCCCGGTCACGTACGGGAAGCCTGGAATGGCCCGGCGTGGCTCTACACCGTGCTGCTTGGGCTTTACGGACTGGGGACGGTGCTGGGCTCGCTCTACATTGCGCAGCGTCCGAAACCGGTCGGCGGCGGGCGGCGCGCGCTCTTTCTGACGGGGGCGACGAGCGCCGCGCTGTGCCTCTTTGCCCTGATGCCTTCACCGCTCACCGGGGCGCTGGCCATCGTCGCCACCGGCGGCGCACTGATTGCCCTGCTGAGCCAACTGACGGCGCTCGTCCAGTTTGGTCTGGTGGATGAAGTGCGCGGGCGCGTGATGAGCCTCTTTCTGGTGACGTTCCAAGGGGGGTACGCCCTGGGAGGACTGGCAGCGGGTGCCATCGCCAGCCGCGTTTCCACAACGACAACCATCCTGGCTTGCGGAGTTGCGGTGGGCGTTGCGGCGCTGGGCGGCTGGTGGCTGGATTCGCACCTCGGCGAAACCTGA